A genomic stretch from Microtus pennsylvanicus isolate mMicPen1 chromosome 11, mMicPen1.hap1, whole genome shotgun sequence includes:
- the Slc2a4 gene encoding solute carrier family 2, facilitated glucose transporter member 4, with protein MPSGFQQIGSEDGEPPRQRVTGTLVLAVFSAVLGSLQFGYNIGVINAPQKVIEQSYNATWLGRQGPEGPNSIPQGTLTTLWALSVAIFSVGGMISSFLVGIISQWLGRKRAMLANNVLAVLGGTLMGLANAAASYEILILGRFLIGAYSGLTSGLVPMYVGEIAPTHLRGALGTLNQLAIVIGILIAQVLGLESMLGTATLWPLLLAITVLPALLQLILLPFCPESPRYLYIIRNLEGPARKSLKRLTGWADVSDALAELKDEKRKLERERPMSLPQLLGSRTHRQPLIIAVVLQLSQQLSGINAVFYYSTSIFESAGVGQPAYATIGAGVVNTVFTLVSVLLVERAGRRTLHLLGLAGMCGCAILMTVALLLLERVPAMSYVSILAIFGFVAFFEIGPGPIPWFIVAELFSQGPRPAAMAVAGFSNWTCNFIVGMGFQYVADAMGPYVFLLFAVLLLGFFAFTFLKVPETRGRTFDQISAAFRRTPSLLEQEVKPSTELEYLGPDEND; from the exons ATGCCGTCGGGTTTCCAGCAGATCGGCTCTGAA gATGGGGAACCCCCTCGGCAGAGGGTGACTGGGACTCTAGTCCTCGCTGTGTTCTCGGCTGTGCTCGGCTCCCTTCAGTTTGGCTACAACATTGGGGTCATCAATGCCCCACAGAAG GTGATTGAACAGAGCTACAATGCGACATGGCTGGGGAGGCAGGGTCCTGAGGGACCCAATTCCATCCCACAAGGCACCCTTACTACACTCTGGGCTCTCTCCGTGGCCATCTTTTCTGTGGGAGGCATGATTTCTTCCTTCCTCGTTGGCATTATTTCTCAGTGGTTGGGAAG GAAAAGGGCTATGCTGGCCAATAATGTCTTGGCAGTGCTGGGGGGCACCCTCATGGGCCTAGCCAACGCCGCTGCCTCCTATGAGATCCTCATTCTCGGCCGCTTCCTCATCGGCGCCTACTCAG GGCTAACGTCAGGCTTGGTGCCTATGTATGTGGGAGAAATCGCCCCCACTCATCTTCGGGGTGCCTTGGGAACACTCAACCAATTGGCCATCGTCATTGGCATTCTAATTGCCCAG GTGTTGGGCTTGGAGTCTATGCTGGGCACAGCTACCCTGTGGCCACTGCTTTTGGCTATCACAGTACTTCCTGCCCTCCTGCAGCTGATTCTGTTGCCCTTCTGTCCTGAGAGCCCCAGATACCTCTACATCATCCGGAACTTGGAGGGGCCTGCCCGAAAGA GTCTGAAGCGTCTAACAGGCTGGGCTGATGTGTCTGATGCACTGGCTGAGCTCAAGGATGAAAAGCGGAAGCTGGAACGAGAGCGGCCCATGtctctgccccagctcctgggcagccGCACCCACCGGCAGCCTCTCATCATTGCGGTTGTGCTACAACTGAGCCAGCAGCTCTCCGGCATCAATGCT GTTTTCTACTATTCAACCAGCATCTTCGAGTCAGCTGGCGTAGGACAGCCAGCCTACGCCACCATAGGAGCTGGTGTGGTCAACACGGTCTTCACGTTGGTCTCG gTGCTCTTGGTAGAACGTGCTGGGCGACGGACGCTCCATCTCCTAGGCCTGGCAGGCATGTGTGGCTGCGCCATCTTGATGACAGTGGCTCTGCTCCTGCTG GAACGGGTTCCAGCCATGAGCTATGTCTCCATCTTGGCCATATTTGGCTTTGTGGCCTTCTTTGAGATCGGCCCTGGCCCCATCCCCTGGTTCATTGTGGCCGAGCTCTTCAGCCAGGGACCCCGCCCAGCAGCCATGGCTGTAGCTGGTTTCTCCAACTGGACCTGTAACTTCATTGTTGGCATGGGTTTCCAGTATGTTGCG GATGCTATGGGTCCCTACGTCTTCCTTCTATTTGCCGTCCTCCTGCTTGGCTTCTTCGCCTTCACCTTCCTAAAAGTGCCTGAAACCAGAGGCCGGACGTTTGACCAGATCTCAGCTGCCTTCCGTCGGACACCTTCCCTCTTAGAGCAGGAGGTGAAACCCAGTACAGAGCTTGAATACTTAGGGCCAGATGAGAACGACtga